A single Syntrophorhabdaceae bacterium DNA region contains:
- a CDS encoding TRAP transporter large permease — protein sequence MNPVSVFIIGIIVLLFFFLIRMPIAFSMGLAALLGLSYLTSFSTALMFIPRDLFDLFSSYSISAIPMFILMGYYGFSAGLGNRLYEAAYSIFGHIRGGLAVSTIFACAGFGAICGSCTATSATMGKLAIPAMRKYKYNDMLAAGCVAASGTLGILIPPSVVLLVYGIITSESIGKLFVAGIVPGIVLAIFMSLAVYLYCLKNPKVGPPGEKMALKERIRAIGKIIDVILLFIVVIGGLIFGFFTPTQAGGIGAVGAIIVGLVRRELTWKSFLLNTKEALRTSCMILTIMGFATVFGHFITLSNITFMLSDWIVTLKIPGFFIMMIIMLIFLIGGCFVDSLPFMILAVPIFYPVVKHLGYDPIWFGVIVTILTGMGTITPPVGINVYVIKGITNDLPLEVIFKGTFLFFVAMMVGTILLIAFPSWTLFLPNLVQ from the coding sequence ATGAACCCAGTTTCGGTATTTATTATAGGGATAATTGTGCTTCTTTTCTTTTTTCTGATAAGAATGCCCATTGCCTTTTCTATGGGTCTTGCCGCCCTTTTAGGGCTTTCATATCTTACATCATTTAGCACAGCCCTTATGTTCATCCCCCGTGATCTTTTTGACTTATTCAGTTCTTATTCTATAAGCGCGATCCCCATGTTTATCCTTATGGGATACTATGGATTTTCGGCAGGTCTCGGAAACAGGCTTTACGAGGCAGCTTATAGTATTTTCGGGCACATAAGAGGAGGTCTTGCCGTCTCTACGATATTTGCCTGTGCAGGTTTTGGGGCGATCTGCGGTTCCTGCACCGCAACGTCTGCTACCATGGGGAAGCTTGCAATTCCAGCCATGAGAAAATATAAGTATAATGACATGCTTGCAGCAGGTTGCGTTGCCGCTTCCGGAACGCTCGGCATCCTCATCCCTCCAAGCGTGGTCCTTCTTGTGTACGGCATTATAACATCGGAATCCATAGGAAAGCTATTTGTCGCCGGTATAGTTCCGGGTATAGTACTTGCTATTTTCATGTCCCTTGCTGTTTATCTTTACTGCCTCAAGAACCCGAAAGTAGGACCACCCGGTGAAAAAATGGCATTAAAAGAACGAATAAGGGCAATTGGAAAAATAATAGATGTAATACTACTTTTTATTGTAGTTATAGGCGGGCTCATTTTTGGTTTTTTTACACCAACCCAGGCCGGCGGAATAGGGGCCGTAGGCGCAATTATTGTTGGTCTTGTAAGAAGGGAATTGACATGGAAATCATTTCTTCTGAATACGAAGGAGGCGCTGAGAACATCCTGTATGATTCTTACCATAATGGGTTTTGCCACAGTTTTTGGTCATTTCATAACATTATCGAATATAACATTTATGCTTTCCGACTGGATCGTTACTTTGAAGATCCCTGGCTTTTTCATTATGATGATAATTATGTTGATCTTTCTTATAGGGGGATGTTTTGTTGATTCATTGCCTTTCATGATCCTTGCCGTCCCTATCTTTTATCCTGTTGTGAAGCATTTAGGATATGATCCTATCTGGTTTGGTGTTATTGTTACCATTTTAACAGGTATGGGTACGATAACCCCGCCTGTCGGCATAAATGTCTACGTAATAAAAGGGATAACAAACGATTTACCGCTTGAGGTGATATTCAAGGGTACATTCCTCTTCTTTGTAGCGATGATGGTGGGCACAATTCTTCTTATTGCGTTTCCTTCCTGGACCCTTTTTCTCCCAAATCTTGTACAATAG
- a CDS encoding TRAP transporter small permease, translating to MERFERFVKNMSKTFEWVGVVGYLIMVLVNVIDVVGSKFFNFPLPGAFEVTSFAQVIAIALTIPIGLYLGFHISIDFILEKFPDTPKRLINIFVSIILVIFFGLILYQTLEYGYSLQISDEIGSVSKIPLFPFAYVIAIGIVPVILFYIIKTMTSIKGR from the coding sequence ATGGAAAGGTTTGAAAGATTCGTAAAAAATATGAGTAAAACCTTTGAATGGGTAGGGGTTGTGGGATATCTTATTATGGTACTCGTAAATGTTATTGATGTCGTCGGGTCAAAGTTTTTCAATTTTCCGCTTCCCGGAGCGTTTGAAGTCACCAGCTTTGCTCAGGTTATTGCCATAGCCCTTACCATTCCCATCGGTCTTTATCTGGGGTTTCATATAAGCATAGATTTTATCCTCGAGAAGTTTCCAGATACCCCGAAAAGATTAATAAACATTTTTGTTTCCATCATCCTTGTCATCTTTTTCGGCTTGATCTTATACCAGACCCTGGAATATGGATATTCCCTGCAAATATCTGACGAGATAGGATCTGTCTCAAAGATCCCGCTTTTCCCGTTTGCGTATGTTATTGCAATAGGTATTGTACCGGTAATACTTTTTTATATTATCAAGACTATGACGTCTATAAAGGGAAGGTAA
- a CDS encoding TRAP transporter substrate-binding protein — MKRMIVVSLALSFAMLLLFSSYSFSAPIELKFANYFPIGTAHTKIMEVFIKDIEAKTNGKVKFKYYPAGTLLTAPKMYDGVEKGMADLGFANIGYTFGRFKETEALDMPIGYNTEWVATHVANDFYKKFKPKEWDKVHVLAFSICGLNVLQTTKPVYKLEDLKGMNIRGTGYVGEVVSALGGTPRAISTPEAYDAVLKKVIDGLYISMETLQAFRYAEVVKYVTEIWPIGQGYTFYLIMNNNTWNKLPADVKKVFNEYPFEEKLAEMWNKIDIEGKKFAIEKGVKFIQLSPEESKKWIKAAAPVIEKYVKTMVSAGHGEKEVRGWISYLKERRDYWTKKQKEAGIKSSTGPDYLRVEFK; from the coding sequence ATGAAGAGGATGATTGTTGTTTCATTGGCTTTGAGTTTTGCAATGCTTTTGCTTTTTTCTTCGTACTCATTTTCAGCTCCGATTGAGCTTAAATTTGCCAATTATTTCCCAATCGGCACAGCACATACAAAGATCATGGAAGTCTTCATAAAGGATATCGAAGCGAAAACAAACGGCAAAGTAAAATTCAAGTACTATCCGGCAGGAACCCTCCTCACCGCGCCAAAGATGTATGACGGGGTCGAGAAGGGGATGGCAGATCTCGGTTTCGCGAATATCGGGTATACATTTGGACGTTTTAAAGAGACAGAAGCGCTTGACATGCCTATCGGGTATAATACCGAATGGGTTGCAACCCATGTGGCAAACGATTTTTATAAAAAATTTAAACCAAAAGAATGGGATAAGGTCCACGTCCTTGCCTTTTCTATATGCGGGCTGAACGTATTGCAGACAACAAAGCCCGTATATAAATTGGAGGATCTGAAGGGCATGAACATAAGGGGCACAGGTTACGTCGGCGAGGTCGTATCAGCGCTTGGAGGAACACCAAGGGCAATCTCGACGCCTGAGGCATATGATGCTGTCTTAAAAAAGGTTATAGATGGTTTATACATATCAATGGAAACATTGCAGGCCTTCAGATATGCAGAGGTGGTAAAATATGTAACAGAGATCTGGCCGATAGGTCAGGGATATACGTTCTATCTCATTATGAACAACAATACATGGAACAAATTACCGGCTGATGTGAAAAAGGTATTCAACGAATATCCCTTTGAGGAAAAACTGGCAGAGATGTGGAATAAGATCGATATAGAGGGGAAGAAGTTCGCCATTGAAAAGGGTGTAAAATTTATACAGCTTTCCCCTGAAGAGAGTAAAAAATGGATCAAAGCCGCTGCCCCCGTTATTGAAAAGTACGTGAAGACAATGGTCTCTGCAGGCCATGGCGAGAAGGAAGTAAGAGGGTGGATAAGCTACCTGAAAGAAAGAAGGGATTATTGGACAAAGAAACAAAAAGAGGCTGGAATAAAATCATCAACCGGTCCTGATTATTTAAGAGTGGAGTTTAAATAA